Proteins found in one Panicum hallii strain FIL2 chromosome 4, PHallii_v3.1, whole genome shotgun sequence genomic segment:
- the LOC112890804 gene encoding thiosulfate sulfurtransferase 16, chloroplastic-like, with product MAATLARVSLPAALRALARPRHGAAGAPLQFDATAIARGSLIGVRGTGTGTGADGALQGDEEAVVPRSVPAHIAYELQKAGHRYLDVRTESEFRAGHPERAVNIPYVFRTDSGTTKNTNFLEQVSRIFGKDDEILVGCQSGRRSLMAATELHSAGFTDVTDIAGGFSSWREKGLPINQ from the exons ATGGCAGCGACCTTGGCCCGCGTCTCCCTCCCTGCCGCCCTCCGAGCCCTTGCCAG GCCGCGGCACGGCGCTGCAGGGGCTCCTCTTCAGTTCGACGCCACGGCGATCGCCAGGGGCTCCCTAATTGGCGTCAG GGGCACCGGCACGGGCACCGGCGCTGACGGGGCGTTGCAAGGGGATGAGGAGGCGGTGGTGCCGCGGTCAGTGCCGGCGCACATCGCATACGAGCTTCAGAAGGCCGGCCACCGCTACCTCGACGTCAG AACCGAGTCTGAGTTCCGTGCCGGGCATCCAGAAAGAGCTGTAAATATCCCCTACGTGTTCAGGACCGACTCAG GAACGACGAAGAACACAAACTTCCTTGAGCAAGTGTCAAGGATCTTCGGGAAGGATGATGAGATCCTCGTT GGCTGTCAGAGTGGCAGGAGATCTCTCATGGCAGCAACTGAGCTCCACTCTGCT GGTTTCACTGATGTAACAGACATCGCCGGTGGGTTCTCTTCATGGAGGGAGAAAGGACTGCCTATCAACCAGTGA
- the LOC112890803 gene encoding serine/threonine-protein kinase STY46-like → MHAVVVVTQPFWPPNQMLVSGRGAGYPVGDAARAERRRTAVSIYDDNQCEGESESEIPAAVAHISPSTSRVPMEGDRVRPQPQQRPGSERTRLGVYHDVLRRLRGAATPEALAPDFADRLWTHFHRFSVRYALDVNAERAEDVLVHMQLLDRAKHSENQPAFSVRVVQVPVPPELDATEHDSSEPNSMEEGASATSRKLNVHPEPIFGSSQNLKALVREASSRNLLDDGDAVLRPMHEITFASKDRPKGLTQLSALLGQLNLDIKEVHALSTNDGYFLDIFIVVGWDHKETLQLEEALEKEVHNYKAQMHSTSSCWPPELAGKQCPKNSQEGSHVEIPKDNTDEWEINFKALAFQDKVASGTYGDLYRGTYFGEDVAIKVLKSDRLNENMEKEFAHEVYIMRKIRHKNIVRFLGACTKPKTLCIVTEFMKNGSVYDFLHKRKGSFKLSSLLKAAVDISKGMDYLHQNRIIHRDLKSANLLMDEHELIKVADFGVARVKAESGVMTAETGTYRWMAPEVIEHKPYDSKADVFSFGIVLWELLTGKIPYEFLTPLQAAIGVVQEGLRPVIPRGTNPKLAQLLEKCWQQNPINRPDFTEILQTLNEIAEEVPMDPNKPHKEKEKGGSFFSFGKGH, encoded by the exons ATGCATGCCGTCGTCGTTGTCACTCAGCCGTTTTGGCCACCCAATCAGATGCTAGTCAGCGGTCGTGGCGCCGGATATCCGGTCGGTGATGCCGCGCGCGCGGAACGCCGGCGCACGGCGGTGTCGATATATGATGACAACCAGTGTGAGGGCGAGAGCGAGTCTGAGATCCCTGCAGCCGTTGCGCACATTTCGCCGAGCACCTCGCGCGTGCCGATGGAGGGAGaccgggtccgcccgcagccgcaGCAGCGCCCAGGGAGCGAGCGGACCAGGCTGGGCGTCTACCACGACGTGCTGCGCCGGCTCAGGGGCGCCGCCACGCCCGAGGCGCTCGCGCCGGACTTCGCCGACAGGCTCTGGACACACTTCCACCGCTTCAGCGTCAG GTACGCGTTGGATGTGAACGCCGAGAGGGCGGAGGATGTTCTGGTGCACATGCAGCTGCTCGACAGGGCTAAGCACTCGGAGAACCAGCCAGCCTTCTCAGTCAGAGTTGTTCAG GTGCCCGTGCCTCCAGAGCTTGATGCCACTGAACACGATTCTTCTGAACCCAATTCGATGGAGGAGGGCGCCTCTGCAACCTCAAGGAAACTGAA TGTGCACCCAGAGCCAATTTTTGGCTCCTCGCAGAATCTTAAGGCCCTTGTACGTGAAGCCAGCAGCAGGAACCTTCTGGATGATGGCGATGCTGTTCTCAG ACCCATGCATGAAATCACTTTTGCATCCAAGGACAGGCCAAAGGGCCTTACTCAA TTGTCCGCACTTCTAGGCCAGCTCAATCTTGACATCAAGGAAGTGCATGCACTTTCAACAAATGATGGCTACTTCTTAGATATTTTCATTGTAGTCGGATGGGATCACAAG GAAACTCTACAGCTTGAAGAAGCATTGGAAAAGGAAGTTCACAACTATAAGGCACAG ATGCATTCAACATCTTCTTGCTGGCCTCCTGAATTGGCAGGCAAGCAGTGTCCGAAGAACTCACAAGAAGGCAGCCATGTTGAGATACCTAAAGATAACACTGACGAATGGGAGATTAATTTCAAAGCATTGGCATTTCAAGACAAAGTGGCATCTGGAACGTATGGAGATCT TTATCGTGGTACATACTTCGGTGAGGATGTTGCTATCAAGGTACTCAAATCAGATCGCCTTAATGAGAACATGGAAAAGGAGTTTGCTCACGAAGTATATATCATGAG GAAGATCCGTCACAAGAATATTGTTCGATTTCTTGGGGCATGCACCAAGCCAAAAACTCTATGTATTGTCACAG AATTCATGAAAAATGGAAGCGTGTATGATTTCCTTCACAAGCGTAAAGGTTCCTTCAAACTTTCTAGTCTACTTAAAGCCGCAGTTGACATATCAAAAGGGATGGACTATTTACACCAAAACAGAATTATTCATCGAGATTTGAAAAGTGCCAATCTTCTAATGGATGAGCATGAG CTCATCAAGGTTGCTGACTTTGGTGTTGCACGTGTCAAAGCTGAGTCAGGTGTAATGACAGCGGAAACTGGCACATATCGTTGGATGGCTCCTGAG GTTATAGAGCACAAACCATACGACTCCAAGGCTGATGTATTTAGCTTCGGCATTGTTCTTTGGGAGCTGCTAACTGGAAAG ATTCCTTATGAATTTCTAACACCACTCCAAGCAGCCATTGGTGTTGTCCAGGAG GGCTTAAGACCAGTGATCCCAAGGGGCACAAACCCCAAGCTTGCGCAGTTACTTGAGAAGTGCTGGCAGCAAAATCCTATCAACAGGCCAGACTTCACAGAAATTTTGCAAACACTGAATGAAATCGCGGAGGAG GTCCCCATGGATCCTAACAAGCcccacaaggagaaggaaaaaggaGGCAGCTTCTTTTCATTTGGGAAGGGCCATTGA